A segment of the Fibrobacter sp. UWB4 genome:
AAATATGAATTTGTCATGACTTACGACGAGACTAAGCCGCTTGTTGTTCTCGATGGTCGCTATGGTATGGCTGGTGGTGATGATTCGTGGGTGTTTACTCCGCCGTATTTTTATAATCAGCTGGTCGAAGGCAGTGATAGCCTGCTGCTTGGAATGCGTATCGCTGTGCCGCGTACGTTTCCGCGTGAACTGGCTTCCATCTTGACGAAAGGGATCCAGGATCTTTCGCCCAAGATTGTCCGCGCTAAGATCACGAAATATGCGGGCTTTCGTACACCTAGCTATTCCGGGGAACTGGTGCGGGAGCAGTCACGCCTTGCGACCGTATTCGGCGTAATCTTTTGCTCTATAGGCTTTGTCCTGATTGCGTCGCTTGTGTGGCTTGCTTTCCGTCGAAAACTGAAAAACCGCCAGGATGAACTCGACTACAAGTTGCGTGAAGCCAATGCTTTTGCTGCCGAGGCTAAAGAGGCGAAATCTAAGTTCTTGCTGAATATGAGCCATGATATCCGTACGCCGATGAATGCAATTATGGGCTATACGGAACGTGCGGAACGCCATATTGAAAGTCGCGAAGGTGTGTTGGATGCTCTAAAGAAAATCCGCATGTCGGGTGGATATCTGCTTCAATTGATCGAAGAAGTTCTTGATATGGCAAAAATTGAGTCTGGACAGATTGTGCAAAAGGAACGGATGGTGAATCTGCCCTCCTGCATGACGGAACTTTGTGGATCATACAAGACGTTGATGAAACAAAAGAATATTTCATTCATTTGCGACTTTTCGAATGTTAAGAATAAATTTGTTGTCGCCAATGTAAACAGTCTTCGTCAGATTCTGGGGAACATCTTGTCCAATGCGCAAAAGTTTACGACGTATGGCGGGCGTGTCGTTTTTACAATAGAGGAACTCCCTTGTCAGGTCGATGGTTTTGCTGTTTTCCGTTTTGATATTAGCGATAATGGTCTTGGAATGTCCAAGGAATTTCTGGAACGTGTTTACGACGAGTTTGCCCGTGAACAGTCTTCGACCCAGAGCGGTGTTCAGGGAACAGGTCTTGGAATGTCCATTGTGAAGCGGCTTGTCGATATGATGGGTGCCGAAATCGATATCCAAAGTGAAGTTGGATTGGGAACGACTGTATGCCTGCGGACGCAATTCAAGATAGCGACAGAAAGTGATGTCGTTATTGATGGTGGTGAAGAGATTTCTCTTGAAAATAGCGAAATTTTAAAGGGCAAGCGCGTGTTGCTGGTCGAGGATAACGAGTTCAACCGGGAAGTCGCGCAGGATTTCCTGAACGATGCCGAAATGATTGTTGAAATAGCGGAAAATGGGCTTGAGGCCGTGTCGAAAGTCCGTGAACATTCGCCAGGCTATTATGACTGCATCTTGATGGATATCCAGATGCCGGTGATGGATGGCTATGAAGCGACTCGGGCCATTCGGAAAATGCATCCCCAGGTCAGGATTCCGATTATCGCGCTGTCGGCAAATGCTTTTGAAGAAGATCGTCAGAAGTCT
Coding sequences within it:
- a CDS encoding response regulator is translated as MGFFANAGYHEISENGEKGGYGYDLLRQMSRYANLNFELVGYEKKWDDMVKMLDRGEIDLVSPADRTQNLENLFAYSLPIGRNSSCFIVRKSDSVLLAEINYAILQMDLTEPNWRNRLYSKYYGDSILDLSVFSERERLFLQDFLSKDKVVRVTVRNAVFPYAYMDKNVPRGILLDIFAEIVRHSGLKYEFVMTYDETKPLVVLDGRYGMAGGDDSWVFTPPYFYNQLVEGSDSLLLGMRIAVPRTFPRELASILTKGIQDLSPKIVRAKITKYAGFRTPSYSGELVREQSRLATVFGVIFCSIGFVLIASLVWLAFRRKLKNRQDELDYKLREANAFAAEAKEAKSKFLLNMSHDIRTPMNAIMGYTERAERHIESREGVLDALKKIRMSGGYLLQLIEEVLDMAKIESGQIVQKERMVNLPSCMTELCGSYKTLMKQKNISFICDFSNVKNKFVVANVNSLRQILGNILSNAQKFTTYGGRVVFTIEELPCQVDGFAVFRFDISDNGLGMSKEFLERVYDEFAREQSSTQSGVQGTGLGMSIVKRLVDMMGAEIDIQSEVGLGTTVCLRTQFKIATESDVVIDGGEEISLENSEILKGKRVLLVEDNEFNREVAQDFLNDAEMIVEIAENGLEAVSKVREHSPGYYDCILMDIQMPVMDGYEATRAIRKMHPQVRIPIIALSANAFEEDRQKSLAAGMDDHLTKPFVVAKVLRTMSSLIQRNVNVN